CTGAAACATCATCTAAAGAAGATGTTTGAAAAGGGAGAAATCCTTATGAGTGATGGAGGACGGTTTTTGCTTCTTGGTGACAGCaaaaacttgaattcaaagagaaaaataaataggaAGAGAAGGAGGAATTCATCAATTAAACAAAAGAAGCCGCagcaaaaggaaaagaaagaggagGATCCTCGACATGAGGTGCATTTTGAGTCGTAGGAGGCCTGCTAAGTACAAGGAGGATGGGGCGAAAATAGATGATAGTACAATTTCAGCAGTGGCAACAAACAAGGAGGTGTTTGTTTGGATGATCCTCAGGATGAGGTACGTGTGAAGGAACCAAAAGATAAGCATCGTGGGAGGGATCTCAAGGGCAAGGAGGACGGGGCTGATCCAGATTCTATACTTTTGAAGGACTTGAGATTATCTAAGAAGCTAACGAAGAAACAAAACAATCAAGGACTAGGAAGGCGTAGGAAGGCACAGTAAAGTAAGCATTGCAGTTCCTTGAGGTATATATCTCCCAGAAGTTCAAATGTTAGTGGATACATTTTAGTTGCTTGTATTTCTctatatacaatataataatTCGAACTAATAGTTTCACTGATTTGAAAGAAGCTATAACATTAGTTACTAATCGCCTGTAGTTCTCTTTTCTTTAAGTTTTGCTCTATACAATAGAATTTGTAAACTCTCTACAGGCTTAGCTTTTTAAGTGTTGTGAATATTGATAAAATGCTTTCTTTTATTGATCGGAAATCAATTCTGCATACCTCTCTGTCATCATGTAGTTAGTGTGAATATTCAGAGCTCCAATTGGAGGAGCACGGTATGGCTTCAAGTTTGCTGAAGCCGTATCTCCCTCGCACCACCTACAAATCCACAAACCCCCCTTTGAGTAATCTCAAGACAAATGCCCCTTCTGGAGTACTTTTGTGGATCCCTCAGGAACTTCCTGTCAATATTATGTAATATGCAAATGAAGCTACTGAAATGGAAAGCTGATTTTAAGCAAGAGGTAGAAACAACTTTAGCCCTTAATCTACAAGATTCAAGGCAGCACTTGTTCGAATGGGACGCATTATGCATAATATTAACTCCAATTCCAATCATTTCGGGTAAAGCAACTCTGTCTAAAATGAGACCTACTATGACAAAGATTAAAGATGAAACTGATATCATGAAAGAGCCCTAGAGTCAGAAATTCAGATTGTTGTTAGAAATGAAGATGCAGATTCTTGGAATCTATCACTCAAAGGGTTGAATATGAGTGTGTCCCAGAATATTGCTTTCACTGTAAAGCTCAGTGACACAGTGATGATACGTGTAGAATCTTGTAAGGGAAGTCTTTAATCACAATGATACAGGGAACAACTTGGATCCTCAGCAAGCAATAACGGAGAATGAAAATACATGGGACCAAACTAGAGTATTGAGTTAGCTTTAGCTTTCAGGTAAATGATCAATATATCATGCTCGATAAATTTCATGCATTTATGCAGTTGGCTGGCTGTTTCTATTTATGTTTCCTTACCCCTCCTCTTCTCTCAGGCATTCAAATTGCACAAACATGAGAAAACAAGGTGGaggttaattttaattttttaaaataaaaaagaagtatAGGGTGGAGGAGGGAAATGTGATCCATTTGAAATTCCTCTACTTTGGGCTTCAACTTACCACACTGGTAAATATTTGGATACAGTAGCTGTTGCTGAATCAAAGAAGTTAGCTGGGATTTCAAGTCCTCCACTACAAAAAGAAGATGGTGTAAATGGCGATTGGCGTGACTGTTGGAAATTCATCTCTTGAGGGAATTTCAAgtgtgattgatcattgatttGATTAGTTCCAAACAGATAGCGTTGATCGATTAATTACAACATGGGAAAAGCAGAAAGAATCATTTAGTATGTATTTCTGCATCATTTACTAATCGCTTGTAGTTCtctttttctttaagttttgcTGTATACATGTAGAGGTTATGATAGAGTAATCCAACAATGAAGTTGGTGCTTGATTCTGAAGCAGTTAAGAAGCTATTGTGTACATTTCTTTAAAGATGGTCGATTTATCTCTATTCACTTTGTTTGAGATTGACGtatagttgattgattgatatatTTACTTGTCTAGTTCCATGTCTATTCAAGGAATATAACTAATTTCTCCATGAACTTCATTGAATTCTACCTCCACAACCATTTTCATGTATCATTTAAACATAAAAAACATTATTCAGTGTAAACTATTCAGTGCGTGTTGATAAACACTTTTTCAAAAGTACAAAAGTTCCAATTAAATTACTCCAcgtgtattattatttttatgttattcgGGTCAGCTGGGTTTAACTCAAATACCCACTTCCTAATTTTTAACTCAGCTCCAATatagttaaaaataattcaTCTTCACTACGAATTAAAATAAATGACAATGGTTCATTGCTAATAACActataaaaaaatgttaaaacCTGACAAACTCCATTGGATTAtcaataatttcttttaaaaagagaatcatctgattttaagaaaattaacgtATATTTATCGGTTATTTTTTACGCATGATATATAGAGACTATAGATAAAgtaaaacataattaaatagTTTTCAACCATaagatttttctattttatgacACACTTATTCatcattttttagaaaaaaagaaaactttAAAGCAAGCATGAAGTAGTTTTAAATTGGTGGAATTGGACAATGATCCATTACTTATATTATTGCAATATTTTGAGAAAGCTAACTCTCGACTCTTTCGTCAAAATGGAGgggaagtgtggaaacactataaatcctccaaaatgggggtaaaaaataattaaaaaaaaatattccttcaattatagtacaaattagattaaaaaattactaattaattcgaaataaaatcttaaaagaATCTAATTAATAAAATGGTAGGTTCAATCACCAGCTAAGCAAACCAATACACACTCCTTAAGTAAACcttatattatactaaaatttatgtagaaaaaagattaaaatactTATGTATAGACAACcagttaattttaaaaattggaaAGTCAGCTCAATCAAATTAACATAGGATGTGGTGCATCAGATGGTGTTGCTTTTCCATTTTTGTTAAAGGTCTCGAGATCgaattttgaatatgaaaaaaaaattagtaggATCCATTTTCCCCTAAAtgaaaaaaagggcagcccggtgcactaaagctcccgctatgtgcggggtccggggaagggcctgaccacaagggtctattgtacgcagccttgccttgcatttctgccagaggctgtttccaaggcttgaacccgtgacctcctggtcacatggcagcaactttaccagttactccaaggctccccttctttCCCCTAAATGAATGAGACGAAATTTAAATTAGTCAAATTTTAATACGAATATCGAACAccgaatgaaaaaaataaaagtaacatCAATGGAAATTTCATCTAATTTTCATACTACTAAATAATTATGTACAGACCATAGAGAGGAAGGGTATTCTTCCATCAATTATCAATACAATTTTTTCaataatactccctctatttcatattaagtgaatttttgagagatatttattgttcaaaataattaaattgttcaaagttcaagatagatttttgaaactttttccatattttctctttcatttattgaagttctATATTATTTAGaagataaatcacactacttgcaaaattatatttatgattttacaaaaggCAATAGTGGAGCTGGAGAGGGAGGGTGGGTTAATAAAAGttgttaatttttctttttaaaaaaaaattattatttaaattttaaaaatgacacATGTCAATAAGTTATTGGCCATTTTTCTCTACTCAAAGATGATTATTTgagaattatttttgatatgcaTATGACATGTGTTTTCGTTTAATTCGTCACTTTATCGgcgagtgcattacacacactttaaatatttgggtgattgtaaaaaaagtgTGAAAATGATACATCGGGACCTTAGTCTTAGTGAAAATTGATACCAATTTTAGGAACCCCGATGAATTCCGCTAATTAAGAAATTTTTGGCAAGTAAAAAAGaacaaagaattaaaaaaatatattaaattaattacaAATTTCGTCAATTGTTAAATTAAACGCCAAATAAATTAGTATAATGGCATCAATTCCCTTTAGCAAATAAGTTTATGTCCAACGAAGTAATCGTCAATGATAACGGCGCCGGCGTCCCACCGCATGTCACCGTCAAGCTCCGTCACCATCTCCACCGGCGTTTTCGCTTTTCTCATATCACCGATCTTTACAACTCCGGCGACTTCATCTCTCACGTAGACTTTCTCAACGCCGCCGATACCCACCACTTTTCCTGTACTCCAATCGGCGCATATCGCCGGCCACTGACGCCTCATTCTCGCGTCATAAGCAGCTGAAACGACGCCGTCTTTCTCATCCTTCAAATCGGACCAAAAAACCATCGCCGGCGACGGCGACGGCATCGTCCGAAATTTGCTCATCTTCTCTTCATTGTTCAAATCCCAGAGCTTTACAACACTTTTTCCGGCGACAAATTCGGTTAGCGGAAGCAGTTCGTAGCTGCTCCGTCGCCGTCTAAGttttaaattactttttttaccCGCTACAGAAAAATCTCGATCACCTGTGGGTGTAATTAGCTCTTCATCATTCGAAGAAACCGACGAACATTCATCGTCATCATCATCGGAAAAGTCATAATCTTCGCTGAGATACTGAAGAATAGGCTCAGCAGAAGGCTCTATTCTACGTAAGTAAATGAATGTAAACTTAATTCTTCTGAATAAGCTGCTAAAAGTAGCAAATATGGCAAAAAACAGAGCACCCCATTTCCAGAAACTGTAAACTTCAGGAACCTTTTCGATGTTCGAAAGAGAAAAGAATTGAGAAATCAAAGATGGGTTCTGTAGATATTTAACATCAGCTTCAAAATTGCTGATCATACTTTTGAATCTTCAGCCAATGAAGAGTAAGAAGATGGAGAATAAAGGTGTAGAGAAACTGTTTGATAAAATGCTTCAAAGAAAACTAGAATAGAAAAAAAGGGTGATTGGTTGTACAGAAACTGTTTGAAATTATGCTTGAAAGACCACTAGAATAGAAAAGATAGATTGGTTTGGTAAAGTGAAAGGaatgggttgtgtatatatagAGGAGAAGTGGACAATCCCAATTTTTATGGATTTGGAATAATAATTCAGAGTTAAAGTAGCAATTCTAAATTGTTTAAGATTTGTTATTTGGTATAGATTAATAAATCGTCATTTTCGGCCAACCATGCAAAATCAGTGGTTTTTTTGTCACGATTAGCTAAAGCTAAAGTTTCATTAAAGAGCGTTTCCACATGGTAGAACCTCCTCTTGAGCCGTCATCCAAATGTGAATACCTTTTTCGAGCTAAATCGACTACTCCAAGAGTATTCATTTGTTCAATTCATGTCTAGTTGTAATTTGTTTGTTCTAATTCATATTGAAATAGGTTTTCTAAGTTAAAATTTAAGAACTTTTGGAtctatgaataaaatatttttctttaaatattaataaattaatgataaaattatttttgtgtaatttataaattacaaaTTTAAATCATGAAGACAGTCattaatatttgtattaaaatagaTGGTATATATCATATTCCTTAAGATACCGTCTTTTCTAAAATCCTATTAACACGGAAATACTTGTTGCATCAAACTTTTCTTTCTTATCCTAAAAAGGACAAGGTGGTGGTTAAGAGATAAAATAAGAAGTTTGGTTTGATGTAATTGACGTGGAGGATCATATTTGGTGAAGAAGTAAAACATGGTAGGCCATATGTGAAGAATATGGATATTCAAGAGATTCCCAGATATAATGAGAAATCATAGAGTTAATTGTTAAGTCATTCGTGACTCAGCAGATGATTAGACTTATCGCCTGCGGGACAGTTGAATTTTCCTTGACAGGGTTCAATCTCTAAGTTTTATATATGGTAAGAGTGAaaaggttaaaaaaaattaaaaagatgtTTTTAAATGAGTTTCATAGAATTATTAAGtgtgtatataattttttaaaattattatgaaTTTATATTAAAGTATCTTACGAAAGAATATGACAAGCTATGTGAACATCACGTACCAAAATTTCTTCTAAAGAATTTCAAGTGTTCGGCAATACACATGGAAAAGAATTCCAGAGGATAAGTTAAAACTCcacttagagcctgtttggatgggcttaaaaaaaataacttttatgtatgaagtgcttttagaactttaaagtgctgaaagttatttttataaataaacagttgagtgtttggataaaagtgcttaaatgagaaaaattatgtgaattttagggttaaaagaataaaaagggtagtttgaaaatttagttaaaatataagggatataaaagtaatttccatggtcaaagaaattCCACCACATCTGATTATTTATGTCAAATGAAtagatacatatatctatttGTACATACCCTTATATCATTTAATCGTATTAATTAATACATATTTTACTTTGAACTTTTGTTGAAAAAGAACAAATAGACTAGAATAATTTGTAAGCCAAGAAAGTATAATTCTtgactttaacattaaaatctGGAAGAGTTGATTTGGAAATATAGAGGGGAACTTCATTATCGATCTTTTCCCTTATCTATAAgtcaaaacaaataaataagtaaatgacTAAATGGTGAGCAATTGATAATCATGGTAAATTAGTAAATACTGACAAGTAAGGGGATTAAAAGTGCACATTTCAATCAATCGAAGATCAAATGTACTTAGGTATTACAAGGACTAAATTTAGGAGAAAAAACAAAATCTCACTATAATTTCACAAGTGGAGTATGGAGAGGGTATTGTGTATGCAAACTTACCTCTGCCTTGTGAAGGTAGAAAAACAAGGACTAATTcagaatttattaaaaattgagGGACAAGAAGTGATATTGACTGAGGAAAGTATATACATTGCTAGATCTTTTGGGCCAGTATATAAATAGAGTAAACTTTCACCTCAAAGAAAAATGTTTGATCAAAAGAACTCTTATGGATTTTTTGATAAGCAGTAACTTAAGAACTCTTCTGGATTTAGTTGAGAAGCACATTAGTTAGATGCCTTGTGGCGAAGGAACTGAACAAATTTTGATCTGAACTCTGACGGGATTCGGACAGGACGGTAACTTTTATTAAGCCACACTGCTGTTCCTTTTGCCTCCAAGATGGGCTGGAAAAAAGTAGTAGAAGAATACATTAAGATATGCAAGTGGTTATGCTCCCTCCTCCCAAAAACAATTTGTAGGGTAGGTAACAGGACGGTAATAGGCGCAACTGACCTCTTTATCTGGAAGCTTGAAGATCAAGTGTTCGAAAAACAAACGAACAGATGAAGAGTCAGATATTCGCACCTTCACAATGAATCTATCTCCACTCTGAACCAGTGATGAAAACAATGACAACATGCAGGATAACATAACGCAAATTTTAAGCAGCTTTGTTCACAGTTGAAGTCACAAGAGATTAAACAGTTTTGTTTTCCCAGATTAAGTCACACTAGATGTACTAAGGTAGTATTTTTTATCTGAAGAACTGTATTCAGTTGACAACACTAACAAATACATGAACCATTAACAGGATAAAATTCCTAATCGGATAGAATTCCAGTCCGCGACGAGGTAAATACTGAGATGTAGTACCACTATGCCAAATGTCAAAAGTACTCCCCTCCGATCCTCtgttttttcttgttcttatGGTAACATTTGGAGTTAAGTGTTTGAATTCGGCAAAAAGAATATCGTACCAGGTCAAGATAACCAAGGGACCAGTAGAAAGGCAAGTCAAATAAATTGGAGTAGCATCACCAAGTAGGCAGCTGCAAATGTTCCATGGTGTGTTTCACAAGAAATACTAGAGGCAGTTGTTCGCTGCAGAAGTCTTTTCAACACACATGTCGTATTTTAAAACAGCCCAGGGATGCTTTTTGAGCTATTCTATAACCAAGGCTGCCACAGGCAAGTTAAAAGCATAAGGCTCTTGGGAATTAATGCAATATGACAAAGAGGAGTTCACAGATATTTGACCAAGTAATGATGGTTGGGCTGGTAGCACAATTTCCTAGGCTAATGAATAATATTTGAGCATCACTTAAAGACCGAAATAGATCAGAAATTCTCCCTCAGGCAACCAAAAATGGTTCAGGAAAAAAAAGTTCTCATCCCCAAGTAAATGACTGAGTCATAGTACAGAACACAAGGTTTGTTTGAATAAATTGTTAACTTAGAGCCAGATGATAAATCTCTAACTTAATCGTTTAATTTAAATTGTAGAATAATCAATTGAAAGCATGTCAAATAAAGATCAACAGAATGCAAACTAATGCTTATTTGTTTGTACCGACTCCAATTCATGGTAAGGTAGAAGTTTCTTACTGAAGAAAAAAGTCAAGTAATTTGGAAAGAAGGCAGTGTCACATTATAATCAGCTGTAAAAAGCTTCATTTA
This sequence is a window from Solanum dulcamara chromosome 10, daSolDulc1.2, whole genome shotgun sequence. Protein-coding genes within it:
- the LOC129870695 gene encoding uncharacterized protein LOC129870695 → MISNFEADVKYLQNPSLISQFFSLSNIEKVPEVYSFWKWGALFFAIFATFSSLFRRIKFTFIYLRRIEPSAEPILQYLSEDYDFSDDDDDECSSVSSNDEELITPTGDRDFSVAGKKSNLKLRRRRSSYELLPLTEFVAGKSVVKLWDLNNEEKMSKFRTMPSPSPAMVFWSDLKDEKDGVVSAAYDARMRRQWPAICADWSTGKVVGIGGVEKVYVRDEVAGVVKIGDMRKAKTPVEMVTELDGDMRWDAGAVIIDDYFVGHKLIC